The following proteins come from a genomic window of Chryseobacterium glaciei:
- a CDS encoding response regulator transcription factor yields the protein MKKTIVIVDDHVLIAKALEGIIDNFKDFEVIYVAENGKDLIQKFENNSKIPDIILLDISMPIMDGFETVFWLKENHPNIKVMALSMQGDDKSVIKMIKNGAKGYLLKNTHPKELENALIKLNSDGFFYPEWASKIIFSNMNNDKGTENGVRISDREREFLRYTVTELSYKEIADKMCCSPRTVESYRDQLCDKLDLKTRVGLAVFAIKNGFAES from the coding sequence ATGAAAAAAACTATAGTTATTGTTGATGATCATGTACTTATCGCAAAAGCTTTAGAAGGAATTATTGATAATTTTAAAGATTTTGAAGTAATTTATGTTGCTGAAAACGGTAAAGATCTCATTCAAAAATTTGAAAACAACAGCAAAATTCCGGATATCATTCTTTTAGACATCAGTATGCCGATTATGGATGGTTTTGAAACTGTATTTTGGCTCAAAGAAAATCATCCGAACATCAAAGTAATGGCGCTGAGCATGCAGGGTGACGATAAAAGTGTCATTAAAATGATCAAAAACGGAGCAAAAGGATATTTACTGAAAAATACCCATCCAAAAGAACTTGAGAATGCTCTTATTAAATTAAATTCAGACGGTTTTTTCTATCCGGAATGGGCTTCAAAGATCATTTTCTCCAACATGAATAATGATAAAGGCACTGAAAACGGAGTAAGAATTTCTGACCGTGAAAGAGAGTTTTTACGATACACTGTAACCGAACTCAGCTATAAAGAAATTGCCGATAAAATGTGCTGCAGTCCGAGAACAGTTGAAAGTTACAGAGATCAGCTTTGTGATAAATTAGACCTAAAAACGCGTGTTGGCTTGGCGGTTTTTGCTATTAAAAATGGTTTTGCGGAATCATAA
- a CDS encoding M1 family metallopeptidase: MNKLLFGLIMITSWQISSAQELYMPRNIKKAYENGTRDISGAPGKNYWQNKGIYTVDVKVDANTKIVSGKETIIYTNNSPKDLDELAIRFVNNLHKPQSPRSGSVSKDFLSSGLHIKLFIVNGEKYEVNSEDWGTVEKVKLNSVLKSKAKAEVKIEWEYPLSVQSGREGQIDPETFYVAYSFPRISVYDDYNGWDMLPHSDRQEFYNDFNDYSFAITAPKNYVVWSTGDFLNPDAVLQPEYLKRYKSSLKSDKVIHVATEQEMKSGKVTKPNKWNIWKFKANNITDFCFALSNHYVWDAASVQLKTKRASVQAGYKAGTKDFEHYVDWMRYNLDWFSKNWPGVEYPYNVMTAIQGYADMEYPMMINDSTVPDNFQDARLTADHEIAHTYFPFYMGINETRYAFMDEGWATTLEYLIGIDENGEAAAKEFYQNFRVKKWINDPSAEQDQPIISMSTQVSGAGYGNNSYVKASLSYLALKDYLGDEVFKKALHHYMDNWNGKHPIPWDYFYSMNSGSGKNLNWFFNNWFYTNNYIDLKIANVSQLNDLLTVNIDNVGGFAIPFEAILTYEDGTVEKLHFPPSLWEKDQKQAVLTIPIKKKVKSVNLDGGLFMDYTPADNSKNL, encoded by the coding sequence ATGAACAAATTACTTTTCGGATTAATAATGATCACTTCATGGCAGATTTCTTCTGCGCAGGAACTGTATATGCCGAGAAATATTAAGAAAGCGTATGAAAATGGAACAAGAGATATTTCTGGAGCTCCCGGGAAAAATTATTGGCAAAATAAAGGGATTTATACAGTTGATGTAAAGGTTGATGCCAATACTAAAATAGTTTCCGGAAAAGAGACAATTATTTATACCAACAACAGCCCAAAAGATTTGGATGAATTAGCGATAAGATTTGTTAATAATTTACATAAACCACAGTCGCCGAGGTCAGGATCTGTTTCCAAAGACTTTTTGTCTTCAGGTTTACACATCAAATTGTTTATCGTAAATGGTGAAAAATATGAAGTGAATAGTGAAGATTGGGGAACAGTCGAAAAAGTAAAATTAAATTCAGTTTTAAAATCTAAAGCCAAAGCTGAGGTTAAAATTGAATGGGAATATCCGTTATCTGTGCAAAGTGGAAGAGAAGGGCAAATTGACCCCGAAACTTTTTATGTAGCCTATTCTTTCCCAAGAATTTCTGTGTACGACGATTACAATGGTTGGGATATGCTTCCGCACTCGGACAGACAGGAGTTTTATAACGATTTTAATGATTATAGTTTCGCGATCACGGCTCCGAAAAACTATGTGGTTTGGTCAACGGGAGATTTTTTAAATCCTGATGCAGTTCTTCAACCGGAATATTTAAAAAGATATAAATCTTCATTAAAAAGTGACAAAGTAATACACGTTGCTACCGAGCAGGAGATGAAATCGGGGAAAGTAACCAAACCTAATAAATGGAATATTTGGAAATTTAAGGCCAATAATATCACCGATTTTTGTTTTGCATTAAGCAATCATTATGTTTGGGATGCGGCAAGTGTTCAGTTAAAAACAAAAAGAGCAAGTGTTCAGGCCGGATACAAAGCAGGAACAAAAGATTTTGAACATTATGTAGACTGGATGCGTTATAATCTGGATTGGTTCTCAAAAAACTGGCCGGGTGTAGAATATCCGTACAATGTAATGACGGCAATTCAAGGGTATGCTGATATGGAATATCCAATGATGATCAATGATTCAACGGTTCCGGATAATTTTCAGGATGCGAGATTAACGGCAGATCACGAAATTGCGCACACGTATTTCCCTTTCTACATGGGCATCAACGAAACGCGTTACGCTTTTATGGATGAAGGTTGGGCAACAACTTTGGAATATCTAATCGGAATTGATGAAAACGGAGAAGCTGCAGCCAAAGAATTCTATCAAAATTTTAGGGTTAAAAAATGGATCAACGATCCTTCTGCAGAGCAAGACCAACCGATTATTTCTATGAGTACGCAGGTAAGTGGAGCAGGTTATGGAAATAATTCTTATGTAAAAGCATCTCTCTCTTATTTGGCTTTGAAAGATTATTTAGGTGATGAGGTTTTCAAAAAAGCGTTACATCATTACATGGATAACTGGAATGGGAAACACCCAATTCCGTGGGATTATTTTTACTCAATGAATTCAGGTTCAGGGAAAAACTTAAATTGGTTTTTCAATAACTGGTTTTACACCAATAATTATATTGATTTAAAAATCGCCAACGTTTCTCAGCTAAATGATCTTTTAACCGTTAATATTGATAATGTGGGAGGTTTTGCCATTCCTTTTGAAGCGATATTGACCTATGAAGACGGAACTGTGGAAAAACTTCATTTCCCGCCATCACTTTGGGAGAAAGATCAAAAACAGGCTGTTTTAACGATTCCTATTAAAAAGAAAGTGAAATCTGTGAATTTAGACGGCGGTCTTTTTATGGATTATACACCGGCAGATAATTCTAAGAATTTATAG